One stretch of Dokdonia sp. Hel_I_53 DNA includes these proteins:
- a CDS encoding nuclear transport factor 2 family protein, which translates to MKILIIYVSILLCASCIPNKNIIEEEEAIQNSLTQWHEAASKANYNQYFDLMTSDAVFIGTDASENWKLEEFKTFSKPYFDKGKAWSFKALERNIFQDATNPTTAWFDELLNTQMGICRGSGVMRKQNGSWKIQHYVLSIAVPNEHVSELTEIKKDWDAVFRKKIEN; encoded by the coding sequence ATGAAAATTCTCATTATATACGTCAGCATTTTATTATGCGCATCTTGCATACCAAATAAAAATATCATTGAGGAAGAGGAGGCTATTCAAAACTCTTTAACACAGTGGCATGAAGCCGCTTCTAAAGCAAATTACAATCAATATTTCGATTTAATGACCTCTGATGCTGTATTCATTGGAACAGATGCATCAGAAAATTGGAAACTTGAAGAATTCAAAACATTTTCAAAACCTTATTTTGATAAAGGTAAAGCCTGGTCTTTCAAAGCCTTAGAACGTAATATTTTTCAAGACGCAACTAATCCTACAACAGCATGGTTTGACGAATTACTTAACACTCAAATGGGAATTTGTAGAGGATCTGGTGTAATGAGAAAGCAAAATGGATCATGGAAAATTCAACATTATGTCCTATCCATTGCCGTACCAAATGAACATGTTTCTGAGCTTACAGAAATAAAGAAAGATTGGGATGCTGTGTTTAGAAAAAAAATTGAGAATTGA
- a CDS encoding NAD-dependent epimerase/dehydratase family protein, translated as MKSRILIIGACGQIGTELTLALRTRFGADKVVASDIREGNVELMSEGHFELLDATDLKAVEDIILFHNVETVYLMAAMLSAVAERFPAKAWHLNMTSLFNILNLGKEKKIKKIFWPSSIAVFGETTPAHNTPQLTVMEPSTVYGISKQTGERWCEYYNKKFGVDVRSIRYPGLISYTTEPGGGTTDYAVDIYHRALKHGNYRCFLEEETVLPMMYMEDAIRATIQIMDAPKKAIKIRSSYNLSGVSFAPEDVAESIKKHLPDFSITYEPDFRQAIADTWPASIDDSAARNDWGWKHEYGLEEITDVMLENLRGKY; from the coding sequence ATGAAATCAAGAATTTTAATTATAGGAGCCTGTGGACAAATAGGTACAGAGCTCACACTAGCTTTGAGAACACGTTTTGGAGCTGACAAAGTGGTTGCAAGTGATATAAGAGAAGGAAATGTAGAATTAATGAGTGAAGGGCACTTTGAATTGCTCGATGCCACAGATTTAAAAGCAGTTGAAGATATAATTTTGTTTCACAATGTGGAAACCGTTTATCTCATGGCAGCAATGTTATCTGCTGTAGCAGAGCGTTTTCCAGCAAAGGCGTGGCACCTTAATATGACATCTCTTTTTAATATTCTTAATTTAGGGAAAGAAAAAAAGATAAAGAAAATTTTCTGGCCTTCAAGCATCGCTGTATTTGGTGAAACTACCCCAGCACACAATACGCCTCAACTAACAGTTATGGAACCTTCAACGGTTTATGGAATATCAAAACAAACAGGTGAGCGCTGGTGTGAGTATTATAATAAAAAATTTGGAGTAGATGTGCGTAGCATAAGATATCCAGGACTTATAAGTTATACGACAGAGCCAGGCGGTGGAACTACAGATTATGCGGTAGATATTTACCATAGAGCACTTAAACATGGCAATTACCGTTGTTTTCTTGAAGAAGAAACTGTTTTACCTATGATGTACATGGAAGACGCTATAAGAGCGACGATCCAAATTATGGATGCTCCTAAAAAAGCAATAAAAATTAGATCTTCTTACAATCTTTCAGGAGTAAGTTTTGCTCCAGAAGATGTAGCAGAAAGTATTAAAAAACACCTCCCTGATTTTTCAATTACTTATGAGCCAGATTTTAGACAAGCAATTGCAGATACGTGGCCAGCATCTATCGATGATAGTGCAGCAAGGAATGATTGGGGCTGGAAACATGAATACGGCTTAGAGGAAATAACAGATGTGATGCTCGAAAATTTGAGAGGTAAATATTAG
- a CDS encoding M13 family metallopeptidase — MKHFNLAAIAVLSAVAITSCKTEVKQETAQVEKIPGIVLTNMDTTVTPNEDFYNYVNGTWMKNTEIPDDRSSWGGFSVLRKSTDADVLAIIDEAQKSGKYDANTDQAKALAIFNSKLDTVARNNAGINPLQPALDEIAAIEDLNDLQTVLATNPAVSSPFLSLGAGADLNDSSMNTVYLGANGLGLPDRDYYIDQDEKSKEIRAEYKKHISRMLQMLGDTEAQATAAADKVLKMETQLAVPRLDKVQSRDARNYNNPRSIAEADAMLTSIDLKKMITDLGIKKEFDTLLVTQLEYTKSLDAFLKNTPIEDIKTLVRWDTFNSASGRLSTAIETANWEFYNKYLRGDKKQRPADERALATVNGTVGEALGQLYVDAKFPPEAKQKAETMITNVISAYKDRIKKLDWMSPETKEKAIEKLDKFTVKIAYPDKWEDYSTMEVSSDKTYFDNMTAVGKWGQEKNFSEIGEPVDRTEWGMSPQTVNAYFNPLNNEIVFPAAILQPPFYNYTADEAVNYGGIGAVIGHEISHAFDDSGARFDADGNLKNWWTEEDLKAFTARGNALAEQYDNVEVLDSVFVNGKFTLGENIGDLGGVLGAYDGLQKYYAENGRPDNIDGFTPEQRFFMSWATVWRTKSRDEALRTQIKTDPHSPGMVRAVQPLLNVDAFYEAFDIKEGDSIYLAPEKRVRIW, encoded by the coding sequence ATGAAACACTTTAACCTGGCTGCAATTGCTGTACTTTCTGCAGTAGCCATCACTAGTTGTAAAACAGAAGTGAAACAAGAGACAGCTCAAGTGGAGAAAATCCCTGGAATTGTTCTTACTAACATGGACACTACTGTAACTCCTAACGAAGACTTTTACAATTACGTAAATGGCACATGGATGAAGAACACAGAAATTCCAGATGATAGATCAAGTTGGGGAGGATTCTCTGTTTTGAGAAAGTCAACAGATGCAGATGTTTTAGCCATTATAGATGAAGCTCAAAAGAGCGGAAAATACGATGCGAATACAGATCAAGCAAAAGCGCTAGCTATTTTTAATAGTAAATTAGATACTGTCGCTCGTAACAATGCTGGAATTAATCCTTTACAACCTGCACTTGACGAAATCGCTGCAATAGAAGACTTAAACGATCTACAGACCGTACTTGCCACAAACCCAGCGGTTAGCTCTCCTTTCTTGAGTTTAGGAGCTGGAGCAGATTTAAATGACAGCTCAATGAATACTGTATATCTAGGTGCAAATGGTCTAGGGCTTCCAGACAGAGACTACTATATTGATCAAGACGAAAAGTCAAAAGAAATACGCGCAGAATATAAAAAGCATATTTCTAGAATGTTGCAAATGCTAGGAGATACAGAAGCTCAAGCAACAGCAGCTGCAGATAAAGTTTTAAAAATGGAAACGCAACTCGCTGTTCCTAGACTTGATAAAGTACAGAGTAGAGATGCTCGTAATTATAATAACCCTCGATCTATCGCTGAAGCCGATGCTATGCTTACAAGCATTGATCTTAAGAAGATGATCACAGATTTAGGAATTAAAAAAGAGTTTGATACGCTTCTAGTAACACAACTAGAATATACAAAATCACTAGATGCTTTCTTAAAAAACACACCTATTGAAGATATCAAAACACTCGTACGCTGGGATACATTTAATAGTGCATCCGGGAGGTTAAGCACTGCCATAGAAACTGCAAACTGGGAGTTTTACAACAAATATTTGCGTGGAGATAAAAAACAGCGACCAGCAGACGAAAGAGCGTTAGCTACAGTTAATGGTACTGTTGGAGAAGCTTTAGGTCAATTATATGTTGATGCAAAGTTTCCACCAGAAGCAAAGCAAAAGGCAGAAACAATGATTACAAATGTCATTTCTGCGTATAAAGACCGTATCAAGAAGTTAGACTGGATGAGTCCAGAGACCAAAGAAAAAGCGATTGAAAAATTAGATAAGTTTACTGTTAAAATTGCATATCCAGATAAGTGGGAAGATTATTCGACCATGGAAGTTTCATCAGATAAAACATATTTTGATAATATGACCGCAGTTGGAAAATGGGGTCAAGAGAAAAACTTCTCAGAAATTGGGGAGCCTGTTGATAGAACGGAGTGGGGTATGTCTCCTCAGACTGTTAATGCTTATTTTAATCCTCTTAACAATGAGATTGTATTCCCGGCAGCTATTTTACAACCTCCTTTTTACAATTACACAGCAGATGAAGCTGTAAATTATGGAGGAATAGGAGCTGTAATAGGTCACGAGATATCACATGCTTTTGATGATAGTGGAGCTCGTTTTGATGCAGATGGAAATCTAAAAAATTGGTGGACAGAAGAAGATCTAAAAGCGTTTACTGCTCGTGGTAACGCACTTGCAGAGCAATATGATAATGTTGAAGTATTAGATAGCGTTTTTGTGAATGGAAAATTCACTTTAGGCGAAAACATAGGTGACCTTGGAGGTGTTTTAGGAGCATATGATGGGTTACAGAAATATTATGCAGAGAATGGACGTCCAGATAATATAGATGGTTTTACGCCTGAGCAACGTTTTTTTATGTCATGGGCAACAGTGTGGAGAACAAAAAGTCGTGACGAGGCGTTACGTACTCAAATTAAAACAGACCCACATTCTCCAGGCATGGTAAGAGCTGTACAACCACTTCTTAATGTAGACGCCTTTTATGAAGCGTTTGATATTAAAGAAGGAGATTCTATATATTTAGCTCCAGAAAAACGTGTTCGTATCTGGTAA
- a CDS encoding T9SS type A sorting domain-containing protein, which translates to MMRLFYFLLILFVSGVCNAQLGSKAPWMNKLDSQTRSLDQPTFKEIVNSFEAYWSDKDETTKGSGYKPFKRWESLYQYYLNTDGAVMKPTQLWDAWKSINETRSIQLDNSDWKNIGPLTHTNTGSWSAGQGRVNAMAVDPNNPATIYVGAPAGGLWKSNDTGNSWVPLTDNLPQIGVSGIAIDQTNSDIIYIATGDDDAGDSYSVGVLKSINGGITWEFTDLNVDNSPSSMNDIIIDPSNNEVLWVSTNQGIFKTENGGDVWVNVVSGNFQDLKIKPGSSNVLYAATSSRIFKSSDAGDSWEPVSTGFITGASRIVLDVTPANPDVLYAFKSDNSYGAGEIYKSDDSGNTFTKTYNGSPNVFESTQAWYDMAFAVSDTDENEIYTGVLNIWKSTDGGTNFTKLNNWNSPNDASYTHADIHNLNFIDGILYCGSDGGFYASTDQGTTFTSYTDGLAIGQFYKIDVATSDASLIAGGLQDNGGYARANDIWQNYYGADGMENVFDPQDPSKVYGFTQNGGGLYTSITGGASNDGSFGGPEEGNWITPLAFSKDKKLYAAYRAIYELNLCSNSWTAISSRFSEAIDKLETDPNDQNTMFIATGSTLRMSTNGGAEFSIVESFNRNISSIEVNNNNSSILYIVTGGSNGRIYKGNITNDSIDFVDITGSLPSIPKLVIKHQNYEGNNPLYLGTALGVWKYNDTTADWEPFQNNLPHTAVRDLDINEKNGILTAGTYGRGIWQSAIEITPVTNDLSSTSLVIKNNQSLSCSETATILTFENNGTSVVTAANILYNAAGITNNVQWSGSLQPEETTAVELPPLGLSAGSYILSASITVDGDQRIDNNDASVSIYVNEESAGNIINEFESQEDELLIISSSDNINCAASESVWQRGIPSGTSLNTTISGENVYGTTLSGDHPNNVKEYLTTKCYDISSLEIPVLTFYMAFELENNFDVLYVEYTTDDANTWSVLGSANDPNWYNSNYTNCVNCKGAQWTGKDDTSWKQYSYDLSDFASQTNMMFRFVFHSDQGVAEEGVIIDNLKIGQAPLSTDDIVINGLAIYPNPSNGVFTVNWAENTPVTLEVFDVLGKSITKEININEGEKMYMLDLNKFASGLYLLKIHTANKQLTKKLILN; encoded by the coding sequence ATGATGAGATTGTTTTATTTTTTGTTGATCCTTTTTGTTTCTGGAGTATGTAATGCGCAATTAGGTAGTAAAGCTCCATGGATGAATAAATTAGATTCACAAACGCGCTCATTAGATCAACCTACATTTAAGGAAATTGTAAATTCTTTTGAGGCTTATTGGAGTGATAAAGATGAAACTACAAAAGGTAGTGGATATAAGCCCTTTAAAAGGTGGGAGTCTTTATATCAATATTATCTAAATACTGATGGTGCCGTTATGAAACCCACACAACTGTGGGATGCTTGGAAATCTATTAATGAAACTAGATCAATTCAATTAGATAATAGTGATTGGAAAAACATTGGGCCACTTACACATACTAATACAGGATCATGGTCTGCTGGTCAAGGTAGAGTTAATGCAATGGCTGTAGACCCAAATAATCCAGCAACTATCTATGTAGGAGCTCCTGCTGGTGGATTATGGAAATCTAATGATACTGGAAATTCTTGGGTTCCATTAACGGATAACCTTCCCCAAATAGGTGTTTCTGGAATTGCCATAGATCAAACCAATTCTGATATAATTTACATCGCTACTGGTGATGATGATGCAGGCGATTCTTATAGCGTTGGGGTTCTAAAATCAATTAATGGAGGGATCACTTGGGAGTTTACAGATTTAAATGTTGACAACTCACCATCTTCTATGAATGATATTATAATAGATCCTTCTAATAATGAGGTGCTGTGGGTATCAACTAACCAAGGTATTTTCAAAACTGAAAATGGAGGTGATGTTTGGGTAAATGTTGTTTCTGGAAATTTTCAAGATTTAAAAATAAAGCCAGGTAGTTCTAATGTTTTATATGCAGCAACTTCTAGTAGAATTTTCAAATCTTCAGATGCTGGAGATAGTTGGGAGCCCGTAAGTACTGGTTTTATCACTGGAGCCTCTCGTATTGTTTTAGATGTAACTCCTGCAAATCCAGATGTCTTATATGCATTTAAGTCTGACAATTCTTACGGCGCAGGGGAGATATACAAGTCTGACGATAGCGGTAATACATTCACTAAAACATATAATGGAAGCCCAAATGTTTTTGAATCAACCCAGGCGTGGTATGACATGGCATTTGCAGTTTCAGATACTGATGAAAACGAAATTTATACAGGTGTTTTAAATATTTGGAAATCTACTGATGGTGGAACAAATTTTACTAAATTAAATAATTGGAATTCTCCCAATGACGCATCTTACACGCATGCTGACATTCATAATCTAAATTTTATTGATGGCATTCTCTATTGCGGAAGCGACGGAGGTTTCTATGCGTCAACTGATCAAGGAACTACTTTTACGAGCTATACAGATGGATTAGCAATTGGTCAGTTTTATAAAATTGATGTTGCAACATCTGATGCATCATTAATTGCTGGTGGTCTACAAGATAATGGTGGATATGCAAGAGCTAATGATATTTGGCAGAATTATTATGGAGCCGACGGTATGGAGAATGTTTTCGACCCTCAAGATCCATCAAAAGTTTATGGATTTACACAAAATGGTGGTGGTTTATATACTTCAATAACTGGCGGTGCCTCTAACGATGGTTCCTTTGGAGGTCCAGAAGAAGGTAATTGGATAACACCATTAGCTTTCTCAAAAGATAAAAAGCTCTATGCTGCTTACAGAGCAATCTATGAGTTGAATTTGTGTTCAAATTCTTGGACTGCAATATCATCAAGATTTAGTGAAGCTATTGATAAGCTAGAAACTGATCCTAATGATCAAAATACAATGTTTATAGCTACCGGATCCACTTTAAGAATGAGTACAAATGGCGGTGCTGAATTTTCAATTGTTGAATCTTTTAATCGAAATATTTCTTCAATAGAAGTCAACAATAATAATAGTAGTATATTATATATTGTTACAGGAGGATCGAATGGACGCATTTATAAAGGTAACATTACTAACGATTCTATAGATTTTGTTGATATAACGGGATCTTTACCATCTATACCAAAACTAGTTATTAAACATCAAAATTATGAAGGCAATAATCCATTATATTTAGGAACGGCGCTTGGTGTTTGGAAATATAACGATACTACAGCTGATTGGGAGCCTTTTCAAAATAACTTGCCTCATACTGCTGTGCGAGATTTAGACATTAATGAAAAGAATGGAATACTGACTGCGGGTACATACGGCCGAGGTATTTGGCAATCTGCTATTGAGATCACTCCAGTTACAAATGATCTAAGCTCAACAAGTCTTGTTATAAAGAATAATCAATCTTTGAGTTGCTCAGAAACTGCAACAATATTGACATTTGAAAATAATGGCACATCTGTCGTTACCGCTGCTAATATTCTATATAATGCTGCAGGAATAACCAATAACGTTCAGTGGAGTGGCTCATTACAACCAGAGGAAACTACTGCTGTTGAACTACCGCCACTTGGGTTATCTGCTGGATCATATATACTTTCTGCAAGTATAACAGTAGATGGAGATCAAAGAATTGACAATAATGACGCAAGTGTTTCAATTTACGTAAATGAAGAAAGTGCAGGAAATATCATTAACGAGTTTGAATCTCAAGAGGATGAATTATTAATTATTTCCTCAAGCGATAATATTAATTGTGCAGCATCTGAAAGTGTATGGCAACGAGGAATTCCATCAGGTACTTCTTTAAATACCACTATATCAGGTGAAAATGTTTATGGTACAACACTTAGCGGAGATCATCCAAATAATGTGAAAGAATATCTCACAACAAAATGTTATGACATTTCCTCTCTAGAAATACCAGTTTTAACTTTCTACATGGCATTTGAGTTAGAAAATAATTTTGATGTCTTATATGTTGAATATACAACAGATGACGCAAATACTTGGAGCGTTTTAGGAAGTGCAAATGATCCTAATTGGTATAATAGTAATTATACTAACTGTGTAAACTGTAAGGGAGCACAGTGGACAGGAAAGGATGACACATCTTGGAAACAATATAGTTATGATCTTAGTGATTTTGCTTCACAAACAAATATGATGTTTAGATTTGTATTTCACTCAGATCAAGGAGTTGCCGAAGAAGGAGTCATCATAGACAATCTTAAAATAGGGCAAGCTCCTTTATCTACTGATGATATAGTCATAAATGGTTTAGCAATATATCCCAACCCATCTAATGGGGTGTTTACAGTAAATTGGGCAGAAAATACACCTGTGACTTTAGAAGTGTTTGATGTTTTAGGAAAATCAATCACTAAAGAAATTAATATAAATGAAGGTGAAAAAATGTATATGTTAGATTTAAATAAATTTGCTTCGGGTCTATACTTATTAAAGATACATACCGCAAATAAGCAGCTTACTAAGAAACTTATTTTAAATTAA
- the arfB gene encoding alternative ribosome rescue aminoacyl-tRNA hydrolase ArfB has translation MNKKQLLSELHFKATRSSGAGGQHVNKTSSRVELSWNTSETEAFTNEELVRIKEKLSHRITKNGLLQLSSEASRSQHRNKEEVINRFFGLLEVAIVRPKVRKKRRPSKVAKLKRLMAKKQQAEKKQNRKKPTL, from the coding sequence TTGAATAAGAAGCAACTTCTTTCAGAACTACATTTTAAAGCTACCAGAAGTAGTGGAGCAGGGGGACAACATGTAAATAAAACGAGTTCAAGAGTGGAGCTCTCTTGGAATACAAGCGAGACAGAAGCCTTTACAAATGAGGAGCTTGTGCGTATTAAAGAAAAACTTTCTCACCGTATCACAAAGAATGGTTTGCTGCAGCTTTCATCAGAAGCTTCAAGGAGCCAGCATAGAAATAAAGAAGAAGTAATCAACAGATTTTTCGGTTTATTAGAAGTTGCTATAGTACGGCCAAAAGTTCGCAAAAAGCGACGTCCGTCAAAAGTAGCAAAGCTCAAACGGCTGATGGCTAAGAAACAACAAGCAGAAAAGAAGCAAAACAGAAAAAAACCTACTCTATAA
- a CDS encoding DUF2256 domain-containing protein, with protein MKKSNLPIKICPVCDRPFMWRKKWEKNWDKVIYCSERCRKNK; from the coding sequence GTGAAAAAATCAAATCTTCCCATAAAAATATGTCCCGTGTGTGACAGACCCTTTATGTGGAGAAAAAAATGGGAAAAGAATTGGGACAAGGTTATATACTGCAGTGAGCGATGTCGTAAAAATAAATAA
- a CDS encoding M28 family peptidase: MKRLKHLLSLLILIAFAWWSFKSLLPSEGSSANVSLTQFSTERAMRQLREISSEPHYVGSKAHKDVRDYIISELTKLGLQPQIQEGFVLDSWGGANTLVKAQNIVARFKGTSSSKSLLLMSHYDSAPHSKSYGASDAGSGVVTILETLRAYFSGDEKPANDIIVLFTDAEELGLDGASLFVREHPWAKNVGVALNFEARGSSGPSNMIVETNGGNAQLIQAFHEAEVEFPVATSLMYSIYKMLPNDTDSTVLREEGDIPGFFFAFIDSHFNYHTVNDRVENLDPRTLEHQGSYLLPLVKYFSQIDLSQMKTTKDDVYFDAPLFTFVSYPFSWIWPMVAITVILFLFLTFIGVRNKRLRFGYIGRGFLALLLSLLAPLFLMQLFSWIWPSLYPQYEDMLPVFIYNGHWYTIAFVVMTLSICFGLYKYFCKSDQTASAFVAPLFFWILINILIAIFLKGAAYFIVPVMFGLVSYYALVSQKKPNIFLMLFLCAPAIFIFAPLIQFFPVGLGPEAYWISIVFTVLLFGLLLPVVGRYKSKNMLSYVGFAITLILLGIAHGKSDYTPERQKPNSLVYYIQNESKKAYWLTYDTHPDPWVKKYLGDTPEKASKYVKNSSGSKYNSSFQYANEAPMVALENATIIKTKDQLVGENREVTLLITPQRSVNRLRLFSNVNTPFRKLIFNQKEYKPDSTETLFKKRRNNDLLGYYLGDGEELEFTFAVPAGINPELRLREYSFDLLENPVFRVSDRPDFTMPAPFVTTDAVIVDREINLDLLTLIEPKKDSVSDIDLSQINLE, encoded by the coding sequence ATGAAACGACTTAAACATTTATTATCACTTTTAATTCTAATAGCATTTGCTTGGTGGAGTTTTAAATCTCTTTTACCTTCTGAGGGTTCATCTGCAAATGTTTCTCTAACTCAGTTTTCTACAGAACGAGCGATGAGACAGCTCAGAGAAATTTCTTCAGAGCCACATTACGTAGGTTCTAAGGCTCATAAAGATGTTAGAGACTACATTATATCAGAGCTTACTAAATTAGGTCTACAGCCTCAAATACAAGAAGGTTTTGTGCTAGACTCTTGGGGAGGAGCAAATACGCTAGTTAAAGCACAAAACATTGTTGCCAGATTTAAGGGAACTAGCTCTTCTAAGTCTCTATTGTTAATGTCACATTATGATAGTGCACCGCACAGTAAATCGTACGGCGCAAGTGATGCTGGTTCTGGTGTAGTCACTATTTTAGAAACATTAAGAGCATATTTTTCTGGTGATGAAAAGCCAGCAAATGATATAATAGTACTTTTTACAGATGCTGAAGAACTAGGATTAGATGGAGCATCTTTATTCGTGAGAGAACATCCTTGGGCAAAAAATGTTGGTGTAGCGCTTAATTTTGAAGCAAGAGGTAGCAGCGGCCCATCTAATATGATTGTAGAGACTAATGGCGGAAATGCTCAATTAATACAGGCTTTTCATGAGGCAGAAGTTGAGTTCCCGGTTGCTACTTCTTTGATGTATAGCATTTATAAAATGCTTCCTAATGACACTGATTCTACTGTATTAAGAGAAGAGGGTGATATTCCTGGTTTCTTTTTTGCATTCATTGATAGTCACTTTAACTATCATACGGTTAACGATAGAGTTGAGAATTTAGACCCTCGTACACTAGAACATCAAGGTAGCTATTTGCTCCCATTGGTTAAATATTTTTCCCAAATCGATTTATCTCAAATGAAGACGACAAAAGATGATGTATACTTTGATGCACCATTATTCACTTTTGTTTCTTATCCATTTTCTTGGATATGGCCTATGGTTGCGATTACGGTTATCTTATTTTTATTTTTAACATTTATAGGTGTGCGTAATAAGCGCTTACGATTTGGGTATATAGGAAGAGGTTTCTTGGCGCTCCTATTATCACTTCTAGCTCCATTATTTTTGATGCAACTTTTTAGCTGGATTTGGCCCTCTTTATATCCACAATATGAAGATATGTTGCCAGTTTTTATTTATAATGGTCACTGGTATACAATTGCCTTTGTTGTTATGACCTTATCAATTTGCTTTGGTCTATATAAATACTTTTGTAAATCAGATCAAACAGCTAGTGCATTTGTGGCACCGCTCTTCTTCTGGATACTCATTAATATTTTAATTGCAATTTTTCTAAAAGGAGCAGCTTATTTTATCGTACCAGTAATGTTTGGTCTTGTTTCTTACTATGCATTAGTAAGTCAGAAAAAGCCCAATATCTTTTTAATGTTGTTTTTGTGTGCTCCCGCCATCTTTATTTTTGCCCCACTTATTCAGTTTTTTCCAGTCGGTTTAGGACCTGAAGCTTATTGGATTTCAATTGTATTTACAGTATTACTTTTTGGGTTATTGCTTCCAGTTGTAGGGCGTTATAAAAGTAAGAATATGTTGAGTTATGTTGGTTTTGCTATTACTTTAATTCTCTTAGGTATTGCTCATGGAAAGTCTGACTATACACCAGAACGGCAAAAACCCAACAGCTTAGTTTATTATATTCAAAACGAAAGTAAAAAAGCGTACTGGCTTACGTATGATACACATCCTGACCCGTGGGTTAAAAAATACCTTGGTGACACACCAGAGAAGGCTAGTAAGTACGTTAAAAACTCGTCAGGTAGCAAGTATAATTCCTCATTTCAATATGCTAATGAAGCACCAATGGTAGCATTAGAAAATGCTACTATTATAAAAACAAAAGATCAATTAGTAGGTGAAAATAGAGAGGTAACCCTTTTAATAACACCTCAGCGTTCTGTCAATAGGTTGCGACTCTTTTCGAATGTAAATACCCCTTTTAGAAAACTCATATTCAATCAGAAAGAGTACAAACCAGATAGTACAGAAACTCTTTTTAAAAAGAGACGGAATAATGATTTACTAGGCTACTACCTAGGAGATGGCGAAGAGTTAGAGTTTACCTTTGCTGTACCCGCAGGAATTAATCCAGAATTGAGGTTAAGAGAATACTCATTTGATTTGTTAGAGAATCCAGTCTTTAGGGTAAGTGATAGGCCAGATTTCACAATGCCCGCACCCTTTGTAACGACAGATGCCGTTATTGTTGACCGTGAAATTAATCTAGATTTGCTTACGCTAATTGAACCAAAAAAAGACTCGGTATCTGATATTGATCTCAGTCAGATAAACCTTGAATAA
- a CDS encoding SDR family NAD(P)-dependent oxidoreductase, whose translation MMSKKITIAGLGWLGKPLASTLKLYGYSVKGSVTDAVKAKEITKSGITCYPLVISEDSVSGMVTTFLSDTEVLIIMIPPGLRRNTGANYALKMAVFLNEIENAGIPNVILVSSTSVYADDQGQVSEHIVPMPDTDAGRQLYEVEQLFFNSPSFECTIVRFGGLYGGSRNPVKFLAGRKNLSNGEAPVNLIHRQDCIGILMEILKRDAFGHIFNCVHPMHPSKKEYYTNKAKELGLEPPEYQAESKEVFKQVESNLVRKVLNYHFRDTF comes from the coding sequence ATGATGAGTAAAAAAATTACTATCGCTGGATTAGGTTGGCTAGGAAAACCTTTGGCAAGCACATTAAAATTATATGGATATTCTGTAAAGGGTAGCGTAACAGATGCTGTGAAGGCAAAAGAGATTACAAAGAGCGGTATAACGTGTTATCCTTTAGTGATCTCAGAAGACAGTGTATCTGGTATGGTAACGACTTTCCTTTCAGATACAGAAGTGCTAATTATTATGATACCGCCTGGGTTGCGACGTAATACAGGTGCAAATTATGCCTTAAAAATGGCCGTATTTCTTAACGAAATTGAGAACGCTGGTATACCTAATGTGATACTCGTGAGCAGCACTTCAGTTTATGCCGATGATCAAGGGCAGGTTTCTGAACATATTGTTCCTATGCCTGACACCGATGCTGGTAGGCAACTCTATGAAGTAGAGCAATTGTTTTTTAATTCCCCATCTTTCGAATGTACAATTGTACGTTTTGGAGGATTATACGGAGGCAGTCGTAATCCTGTAAAATTTCTTGCGGGGCGAAAAAACCTATCAAATGGAGAAGCTCCTGTAAACCTCATACATCGTCAAGACTGCATAGGTATTTTGATGGAAATTTTAAAGCGAGATGCTTTTGGTCACATATTTAACTGTGTACACCCTATGCATCCATCAAAAAAAGAATACTACACCAATAAAGCAAAAGAGCTAGGATTAGAACCTCCAGAATATCAAGCTGAAAGCAAAGAGGTGTTTAAGCAAGTAGAAAGCAATTTAGTAAGAAAAGTTCTAAACTACCATTTTAGAGATACCTTTTAA